A single Nycticebus coucang isolate mNycCou1 chromosome 16, mNycCou1.pri, whole genome shotgun sequence DNA region contains:
- the LOC128567840 gene encoding 40S ribosomal protein S21-like yields MENIKDLRILSAFTRLSGSRSGLDTQNDAGKLVDLYAPRKCSTSNRIIGAKDHASIQMNVAELDKVTGRFNGQFKTYAICGAIRRMGESDDSILRLAKADGIVSKNF; encoded by the exons atggaaaatattaaagatCTAAGGATACTCTCTGCCTTCACGCGTCTCAGTGGCAGCAGGTCCGGCCTTGACACGCAGAACGACGCGGGCAAGTTGGTGGACCTGTACGCGCCTAGGAAATGCTCCACCAGCAACCGCATCATCGGTGCTAAGGACCACGCATCCATCCAGATGAACGTGGCTGAGCTTGACAAG gTTACTGGAAGATTTAATGGCCAGTTTAAAACCTATGCCATCTGTGGGGCCATTCGCAGGATGGGTGAATCAGATGATTCCATTCTCAGATTGGCCAAGGCTGATGGCATCGTTTCAAAGAATTTCTGA